The genomic region GCTATATCATTAATAATTATTTCTTTTTTTTTCGAATCAATGACCTTCGGACTTGCTAGTAACAACGGTAGCAAACTTAAGATTATAACTATTGTAATTATTTTTTGCACTATTCTATCCATGCTGTTTTCCATTCTTTATTTTTTCTTTGAAAATAATAACCTATGAGAAAATGCCACAATTAAAAATAACATAATTCCTAACAAAAATACTTGTTCTATTTGCAGCCCATTGTTGCCCCCTAGATAATAAAATCCAAGAATAAATCTTCCTAATGCTGCCAATAGTAAACTAATGAAAAAAATCGCACCCTCAAATAAATATTTGTTATTTTTAGAAATATAGAAAATCAATCCTAATACAACCATCAGCCACAAAACTTGATATAAAGAAATTGGTTGAAAAAAATCATATTGTTCAAATCCTGGTGGTCTAAAGGCATATTCAATATAAACCGACAGGCGATTATCAGAAGGATTACCAATTACTTCTTGTGTGGCAAAATTAGCCAGTTGGTTACCTATTAAAATAAACATTAAACCGGGCGTCAAGATATCCGCCAACTCAAGATATTTTATTTTTTTCATTTTACAATAACAATATGTACTTATTAATACCCCTAACATTGCACCATATATCGAAAATCCACCCTGCCACAAATACAATATATCCCAAAGGTCTTTTTTATACAACACAAAATTATTTAAGACAAATACTAATCGTCCTGTTACCAAACTCGTAAGTAGTGCTACTATGCACAAGTCTAACAGCGTTTCAAAGTTTATTCTTCCGCTATTATTTTTTATAGTTATCGCTATTCCTAATAATATGGCAATACTCATTATTAAGCCATACCAATAAACTGAAATATCATTAAAACTACCTAAAATTATGCCCATTTTAACTCCTAGCTAAATTAAAGTTTAAATTTTTTTAGTAAAAAACCCCTGAATATGATAATATATTAATTGTAGCATTTAATATATTATGTCTAGGAGGAATTTTAATATGCTTATTACAAAAGAAATGGGTATTATTGATATTGTTCAAAAATATCCTCAAACTGTTGAAGTTTTTCGCAATGCCGGTATGGGTTGCTTAGGTTGCTCTGCTGCCCGTTATGAAAATCTTGAACAAGGCGCATCAGCACATGGGATTGATGTAGAAGCTTTATTAGTAGAATTAAATAAAGTTACTGAATAAACCAGCTATAAAATAGGTTGCACCGCAAGGTGCAACCTATTTTTTTATTTGCTTAATTTTTTTAACAAAGTTTCTACCGCTACAGCACAATTTTCAAGTTGCGAATTGATAATTTCGCCATCTTTTCTACTTTTAATTTCAATAGTATCTTCACTAACCGCTTTAGGTCCTATTGTTATTTTCACAGGATAGCCGATAAGATCGGCATCTTTAAATTTAACACCGGCTCTTTCATTACGATCATCCAAAACAACTTCCACGCCAGCTTTAGCTAAAGTTTCATACAATTGTTCTGAAATCTGCATTTGTTCAGCATCCTTAGTATTAATTGGTACAATTACAACCTCATATGGTGCTATTGATACCGGCCAAATAATACCATTTTCATCATAGTTTTGTTCTATCGTTGCCGCCATAGTTCTGCTAACACCAATACCGTAACAGCCCATAACCATCGGCTTCGCTTTACCATTAAAATCCAGATAAGTAGCTTTTAAAGCTTCACTGTATTTCGTATGTAATTTAAAAACCTGTCCAACTTCAATTCCACGAGCTGTTTCTAATTTCGCTGTGCATTTCGGACAAGGATCACCTTGCTGAATCAGTCTGATATCGCCTTGTAACAGCTTTGGAAAATCTCTACTAGGATTAACATTTATAAAATGTTTTCCTTCTTGATTGCCGCCACAAACTGCATTAAACATTTTCATAACTGTATTATCGGCAATTATTATTACGTTTTCTAAACCAATTGGTCCTAAATAGCCTGATATTAAATTATTAGCACCCAATAACTCTTCACTAGCCATTTCAATATTAATACAATCAACTATATTTTGAATTTTCACATCGTTAGCTTCGTGATCACCGCGAATTAATGCTAATACTAACCCTTTTTCCGTTTGATATGCTACAGCTTTAATTAGCTTATCAGCCTTTATCTTTAAAAAATCTGTAACTTCCGCAATTGTCTTTTGGTTTGGAGTGTCTACCAAAGTTAATGCTTGCATTTCTTCCGCTAGCCCATCAAGTACCTTTAATTCAGCTTTTTCAACATTAGCTGCATAATCACATTGTTCACAGTAAACAATAGCTGCTTCCCCAGATTCAGCCATAACCATAAACTCATGCGTGCTGCTACCGCCAATTGCTCCACCATCGGCTTCAACAGCTCTAAAATCAAGCCCGCATCTTTGGAAAATCCGCGTATACGCATCATACATATTTTGATATGTTTGATCTAAGCCTTCTTCATCTTTATCAAAAGAGTATGCATCTTTCATAATAAATTCACGCCCACGCATTAAGCCAAATCTAGGTCTACGCTCATCGCGGAATTTATTTTGAATTTGGTATAAATTTAACGGTAACTGTCGATAAGATTTTAAGTCACTACGAACCAGTGTTGTAATCATTTCTTCATGAGTTGGGCCTAGACAAAATTTACGATCATGACGATCAGTTAGTCTAAA from Negativicutes bacterium harbors:
- a CDS encoding proline--tRNA ligase, which translates into the protein MRASKLYAPTLREVPADAEVISHKLMLRAGMIRKAAGGFYSYLPLAWRTLKKIETIVREEMDNSDAQELLMPIMQPAEIWQETGRWDVYGDEMFRLTDRHDRKFCLGPTHEEMITTLVRSDLKSYRQLPLNLYQIQNKFRDERRPRFGLMRGREFIMKDAYSFDKDEEGLDQTYQNMYDAYTRIFQRCGLDFRAVEADGGAIGGSSTHEFMVMAESGEAAIVYCEQCDYAANVEKAELKVLDGLAEEMQALTLVDTPNQKTIAEVTDFLKIKADKLIKAVAYQTEKGLVLALIRGDHEANDVKIQNIVDCINIEMASEELLGANNLISGYLGPIGLENVIIIADNTVMKMFNAVCGGNQEGKHFINVNPSRDFPKLLQGDIRLIQQGDPCPKCTAKLETARGIEVGQVFKLHTKYSEALKATYLDFNGKAKPMVMGCYGIGVSRTMAATIEQNYDENGIIWPVSIAPYEVVIVPINTKDAEQMQISEQLYETLAKAGVEVVLDDRNERAGVKFKDADLIGYPVKITIGPKAVSEDTIEIKSRKDGEIINSQLENCAVAVETLLKKLSK
- a CDS encoding prolipoprotein diacylglyceryl transferase; this encodes MGIILGSFNDISVYWYGLIMSIAILLGIAITIKNNSGRINFETLLDLCIVALLTSLVTGRLVFVLNNFVLYKKDLWDILYLWQGGFSIYGAMLGVLISTYCYCKMKKIKYLELADILTPGLMFILIGNQLANFATQEVIGNPSDNRLSVYIEYAFRPPGFEQYDFFQPISLYQVLWLMVVLGLIFYISKNNKYLFEGAIFFISLLLAALGRFILGFYYLGGNNGLQIEQVFLLGIMLFLIVAFSHRLLFSKKK
- a CDS encoding DUF1858 domain-containing protein, which produces MLITKEMGIIDIVQKYPQTVEVFRNAGMGCLGCSAARYENLEQGASAHGIDVEALLVELNKVTE